In a genomic window of Mastacembelus armatus chromosome 3, fMasArm1.2, whole genome shotgun sequence:
- the mthfsd gene encoding methenyltetrahydrofolate synthase domain-containing protein isoform X2: protein MEPVIKVSPGASKWDIRQKVWDYIEEKNLANFPRPVHNRIPNFKAAIHACNRLADLQVFKSSHTVKVNPDRPQQQTRFLTLEAQKTLLVPTPRLRTGLFNKITPPQGASKEQLRICASSQGVKEFSVPVGLDAKVKIDLVVVGSVAVSEKGFRIGKGEGYADMEYGMMVSMGAVDESTVVVTVVHDCQIVDIPEELIESHDLTVDYILTPTRLIKTNCPLPKPQGIIWTKLDTEKLEKIPVLKKLRALEEQAGTDVTLGAVPAAAEADLQTGQPKRQTRRRPRPNKQQGAETARLHPAQGRKESWGGSEGETESGKAKSRENTEVKGPEERGSEVMSQRKLPLNVTTVYLGGIPAGLRVSELKTALREREAAPLRLTWQGAQHRAFLDYSDPQAAEQALESLQGLSLNGHSLQAELAKSQRGSKRSGQPSRRPRPSTVPKSKTPPSGTKGEATEMAEQ from the exons ATGGAGCCTGTTATAAAAGTGAGCCCTG gAGCGTCGAAATGGGATATTCGTCAGAAAGTCTGGGACTATATAGAGGAAAAGAATCTGGCCAACTTCCCAAGGCCTGTTCACAACAGAATCCCAAATTTCAAG GCTGCAATTCACGCATGCAACAGACTTGCAGACTTGCAGGTGTTCAAGTCCAGCCATACAGTCAAAGTAAACCCAGACAGACCCCAGCAGCAGACAAGGTTTCTGACTCTAGAA GCACAGAAAACTTTATTGGTCCCCACTCCCCGTCTGCGTACTGGTCTTTTCAATAAGATCACTCCTCCCCAGGGGGCCAGCAAAGAACAGCTGCGCATATGTGCTTCATCCCAG ggTGTGAAAGAGTTCAGTGTGCCTGTTGGCCTGGATGCAAAGGTGAAGATAGACCTGGTGGTGGTTGGCTCTGTGGCAGTGTCAGAGAAAG GATTTCGGATTGGAAAAGGAGAGGGCTATGCTGATATGGAGTATGGCATGATGGTTTCAATGGGAGCTGTGGATGAGTCTACAGTGGTGGTTACTGTTGTCCATGACTGCCAG ATTGTGGACATTCCTGAAGAACTAATAGAAAGTCACGACCTGACTGTGGACTACATCCTCACACCCACCAGGctcattaaaacaaactgcCCTTTACCTAAGCCCCAAGGAATCATCTGGACTAAG CTGGACACAGAAAAGCTAGAGAAGATCCCCGTCCTGAAGAAGCTGCGTGCTCTGGAGGAACAGGCTGGAACGGATGTCACACTAGGGGCAGTCCCTGCTGCAGCAGAGGCCGATCTACAGACTGGTCAACCCAAAAGGCAAACCAGACGGAGGCCAAGGCCAAACAAGCAGCAGGGTGCAGAGACTGCTAGACTGCACCCAGCtcaaggaaggaaagaaagctGGGGAGGTAGTGAGGGAGAAACTGAGAGTGGAAAggcaaaaagcagagagaacACAGAGGTGAAAGGCCCAGAGGAAAGGGGAAGTGAAGTCATGTCCCAGCGTAAGCTTCCTCTAAATGTGACCACAGTTTACTTAGGGGGAATCCCTGCTGGGCTGCGTGTTAGTGAGCTGAAAACTGCcctcagagagagggaggctgcTCCGCTGAGGCTTACCTGGCAGGGAGCTCAACACAGGGCCTTCCTGGATTACAGTGACCCTCAGGCTGCGGAGCAGGCCCTAGAGTCTCTGCAGGGTCTCAGTTTGAATGGTCACAGTCTGCAGGCTGAACTGGCCAAAAGCCAACGGGGAAGCAAGAGATCTGGCCAGCCCAGCAGGAGACCAAGACCATCAACAGTTCCAAAATCTAAAACACCACCATCAGGCACCAAGGGTGAGGCCACAGAAATGGCTGAGCAGTAA
- the mthfsd gene encoding methenyltetrahydrofolate synthase domain-containing protein isoform X1, with product MEPVIKVSPGASKWDIRQKVWDYIEEKNLANFPRPVHNRIPNFKGAFTACARVSELQVFTQTAEVKVDPDKPLEGARLSVLQAQKTLLVPTPRLRTGLFNKITPPQGASKEQLRICASSQGVKEFSVPVGLDAKVKIDLVVVGSVAVSEKGFRIGKGEGYADMEYGMMVSMGAVDESTVVVTVVHDCQIVDIPEELIESHDLTVDYILTPTRLIKTNCPLPKPQGIIWTKLDTEKLEKIPVLKKLRALEEQAGTDVTLGAVPAAAEADLQTGQPKRQTRRRPRPNKQQGAETARLHPAQGRKESWGGSEGETESGKAKSRENTEVKGPEERGSEVMSQRKLPLNVTTVYLGGIPAGLRVSELKTALREREAAPLRLTWQGAQHRAFLDYSDPQAAEQALESLQGLSLNGHSLQAELAKSQRGSKRSGQPSRRPRPSTVPKSKTPPSGTKGEATEMAEQ from the exons ATGGAGCCTGTTATAAAAGTGAGCCCTG gAGCGTCGAAATGGGATATTCGTCAGAAAGTCTGGGACTATATAGAGGAAAAGAATCTGGCCAACTTCCCAAGGCCTGTTCACAACAGAATCCCAAATTTCAAG GGTGCTTTCACAGCCTGTGCCAGGGTGTCAGAGCTGCAGGTGTTCACCCAGACAGCTGAGGTGAAGGTGGATCCTGATAAACCTCTGGAGGGGGCCCGGCTGTCAGTGctacag GCACAGAAAACTTTATTGGTCCCCACTCCCCGTCTGCGTACTGGTCTTTTCAATAAGATCACTCCTCCCCAGGGGGCCAGCAAAGAACAGCTGCGCATATGTGCTTCATCCCAG ggTGTGAAAGAGTTCAGTGTGCCTGTTGGCCTGGATGCAAAGGTGAAGATAGACCTGGTGGTGGTTGGCTCTGTGGCAGTGTCAGAGAAAG GATTTCGGATTGGAAAAGGAGAGGGCTATGCTGATATGGAGTATGGCATGATGGTTTCAATGGGAGCTGTGGATGAGTCTACAGTGGTGGTTACTGTTGTCCATGACTGCCAG ATTGTGGACATTCCTGAAGAACTAATAGAAAGTCACGACCTGACTGTGGACTACATCCTCACACCCACCAGGctcattaaaacaaactgcCCTTTACCTAAGCCCCAAGGAATCATCTGGACTAAG CTGGACACAGAAAAGCTAGAGAAGATCCCCGTCCTGAAGAAGCTGCGTGCTCTGGAGGAACAGGCTGGAACGGATGTCACACTAGGGGCAGTCCCTGCTGCAGCAGAGGCCGATCTACAGACTGGTCAACCCAAAAGGCAAACCAGACGGAGGCCAAGGCCAAACAAGCAGCAGGGTGCAGAGACTGCTAGACTGCACCCAGCtcaaggaaggaaagaaagctGGGGAGGTAGTGAGGGAGAAACTGAGAGTGGAAAggcaaaaagcagagagaacACAGAGGTGAAAGGCCCAGAGGAAAGGGGAAGTGAAGTCATGTCCCAGCGTAAGCTTCCTCTAAATGTGACCACAGTTTACTTAGGGGGAATCCCTGCTGGGCTGCGTGTTAGTGAGCTGAAAACTGCcctcagagagagggaggctgcTCCGCTGAGGCTTACCTGGCAGGGAGCTCAACACAGGGCCTTCCTGGATTACAGTGACCCTCAGGCTGCGGAGCAGGCCCTAGAGTCTCTGCAGGGTCTCAGTTTGAATGGTCACAGTCTGCAGGCTGAACTGGCCAAAAGCCAACGGGGAAGCAAGAGATCTGGCCAGCCCAGCAGGAGACCAAGACCATCAACAGTTCCAAAATCTAAAACACCACCATCAGGCACCAAGGGTGAGGCCACAGAAATGGCTGAGCAGTAA
- the foxf1 gene encoding forkhead box protein F1, with protein MTAEIQQPPAQPPAQSSPMSAPEKPHGQTAVMETASSTTKIKKTNAGIRRPEKPPYSYIALIVMAIQSSPTKRLTLSEIYQFLQSRFPFFRGSYQGWKNSVRHNLSLNECFIKLPKGLGRPGKGHYWTIDPASEFMFEEGSFRRRPRGFRRKCQALKPMYSMMNGLGFNHIPESYNFQGSGGGLSCPPNSLSLDSGIGMMNGHLAGNMEGMGLSGHSMSHLSTNSGHSYMGSCTGSTGSDYPHHDNSASPLLTSGGVMEPHPVYSSSASAWAPAPSASLNNGASYIKQQPLSPCNPGANPLQPSLPTHSLDQSYLHQNGHSTTDLQGIPRYHSQSPSMCDRKEFVFSFNAMTSSAMHSPSSGSYYHHQQVSYQDIKPCVM; from the exons ATGACGGCAGAGATCCAGCAGCCACCAGCGCAGCCTCCTGCCCAGAGCAGCCCGATGTCTGCTCCGGAGAAGCCGCACGGGCAGACGGCGGTGATGGAAACCGCCTCCTCTACtaccaaaatcaaaaagacAAATGCAGGTATCCGTAGACCAGAAAAACCCCCTTATTCATACATAGCTTTAATAGTCATGGCTATTCAGAGCTCTCCAACCAAGCGCCTAACGCTCAGTGAAATATACCAATTCCTGCAGAGCCGCTTCCCGTTTTTCAGAGGCTCATACCAGGGATGGAAGAATTCCGTGCGTCACAACTTGTCCCTGAACGAGTGCTTCATTAAACTGCCCAAGGGTCTCGGGCGGCCAGGGAAGGGCCACTACTGGACTATTGACCCGGCTAGTGAGTTTATGTTCGAGGAAGGGTCCTTCAGAAGGAGACCCAGAGGTTTTAGGCGCAAGTGCCAGGCGCTGAAGCCCATGTACAGCATGATGAATGGCCTGGGATTCAACCACATACCCGAGTCCTATAACTTTCAGGGGAGCGGCGGGGGCCTATCCTGTCCGCCCAACAGCTTGTCTCTGGACAGTGGGATTGGGATGATGAATGGACACTTGGCAGGTAACATGGAGGGCATGGGTCTGTCCGGACACTCCATGTCACACTTGTCGACTAACAGTGGACATTCCTACATGGGAAGTTGTACAGGATCCACTGGGAGTGATTATCCCCACCACGACAATTCCGCCTCCCCTCTTCTCACCAGCGGGGGAGTCATGGAGCCTCACCCCGTCTACTCGAGCTCAGCTTCTGCGTGGGCTCCGGCCCCGTCGGCCTCATTGAATAACGGCGCTTCCTACATAAAACAACAGCCTCTGTCTCCATGTAATCCGGGCGCGAACCCGCTACAGCCAAGCTTGCCCACACATTCACTAGACCAATCTTACCTGCACCAGAACGGGCACAGTACCACAGATTTGCAAG GTATTCCTCGGTACCATTCCCAGTCTCCCAGCATGTGTGACAGAAAGGAGTTCGTCTTCTCCTTCAACGCCATGACGTCCTCAGCGATGCACTCACCAAGCAGCGGATCCTACTACCACCACCAGCAGGTCTCCTACCAGGACATCAAGCCCTGCGTCATGTGA